The following proteins are encoded in a genomic region of Tenebrio molitor chromosome 7, icTenMoli1.1, whole genome shotgun sequence:
- the unc80 gene encoding protein unc-80 homolog isoform X7, with the protein MRMPDSDRRSSGENGLNEDALPVPIQVFLWRQISPFVKPKLGKLHEASCMFCQHSMTGHHELKEACKMFERVLVQNIQSGLKSDLSEAIRSIPRWRLIQASLPHVMHSAASLLFNRMKDGNIQSLGAVETKLMYTLHWIILDAAEECADNDFEKGLFHTSPFYYLFSIPTLTLFIYLFAPICNNLKESDFQNFRLENGLKIWQGMWEFRQPEASCFSSHCKPKPKHLFGKNSKQKTQFGDVFLGRKQSEDLLGRESPPSQGISASSSEQQHLFSSGPSTTTVTVTATITKITDDENNWVSSPKDTVFPETIPEESSSTEEEHVVIFRLPSLHESDGFLRDPSIYTAETSLFQLAMRKSSTGKNNVKAEQIPAASVPDSKPSKPSIQKIGFIKTSSSSTDKDSVDSSKHPSTEGPAPDMDGSRKTLTGAPPVDITAATFLDVAVLRCLFITHWQEEGIYWALHYLYNRLRDISEETAAQLQPRRRSNSLPIPKIEVSLYQSTELKKQENNKDFIEVPEVKDVSLLAESPYTNKKPLDEPVHLRRASEKIKKRMKIADLKAFVETKLLSKSDKALEKIGQDEPKPLGEHADYHRSLDTGDEHLSRPNSAMSKMFEPTASNLVKGKSMPSLSCLIDELTSGGYMGEIHWDRRRPSRFERPTQPMANPIITVTEHTPTPSPDYLKRQGSMDSQLDAASLSGSKLGNWNERKASLTRSQTDSNITYAGEDIPEAPGSACYITKEGDIDFQVVLKAVHATALRDNTVCTLRVLEVILNLVELLIDVGVLKQGPRNETTTTSASVSGQTTSPGKTQKVPTSTTYASLGGELEKTAKPMTSHKLIMHIIIRVLKHLGCPHGCADGQRGPAAEFLRTQCQNILAKLNRVSANQFKNFLRDYVKFQPLSDVLDLFHAYVGYCIDPSSLLSPLNQKRGSSRSPDTVSQGGYATNFDTGVGGGGIRGVEGQIMSHVFKPLVTRFVDSAKEIKTPDNLGLYCEVRQLMTYVKEGHGSVFRRVALSALIDTADRPSKKEVNVQTTRVIRHMHHSEIDDQGDVPTDTSYTIDERGVRKLLFKKRSTSSTCASLLETEAEELSKISQSPLGNLRKRHILTPRQSERALGIVEPPTKIKSKSKLGGIVNWFKKSDQTSVDDNENQENGDSGTDTSSFIRQTSKYYPNKSGKSNVGQTLQKAKRRVEDRFNKFVLKKGKKKDGSTEETSGGYLSRRNSVELGESSRESEFVVFKERKLVATAPVYQGALRLSFLLETCPPGSVPDAHLLASILDLPHSTVVARATLLLECSYFVHCCNKGQWPSWMKLNFPMFRPSGPLPPRGPNTGIRRSHIMQRAAGKMFYQWAEVLGQRLEEIINEDKHLEPHIAAMVLDEQKQKELLMQDEEEDFLDEASINTYGSSCSMALRLIACILLHEITSFLRETYQTLPKSSRMTGKERPPPWERLYSREANRRWSMALSSMGHSQTSAQSLQSIAGDRDSGQAERKISFVLHEPDNESEGSSNTTVTMQAMMQGEETKRIGQPPRPYLLRRGTAAPSGGSFKRRSLKLRRGTKEGKEMEIEWRIPETVKRTDSIQSKRKVSSLSDRSDTSEPGMAGEASGEESPGVLSDDQPPESPSDSNDTDDTTKNMPWMKVMVQVSNSFYYFCTHQNFCHPFCYRRIMRSCSRLVKAVRKVYGEEFGVLDDKLNMDFGGKKKGNKKDKSQNRKVSDQTSSQVSPIRRKDSVGKKEKIEKNLDGSQLSKLASKESSRDIADSDTGHDPSKSTNDSKPLEPPPILKYIKTQVKDAFHSPLAVLLKGAVILSEEHFIEIIPVAWELLLETNQEVTASAASIFILAAVKAPQPVSDIMQHGLSHPEAAVRINAILRFQVLWKMRYQVWPRMEESAHILFKVPPPGIEFTLPSPKIGIESLDVVDSPWELLVKTKVEEVTINQERHRSLVTATKTRKKQQTELIKMALQAQDDKKREERENFLITTIPITIQAAHEPSLYHTSEEHDEADDEQVEGQTRNTGHHLHSAHSLFPSCLCSAVVQIITLLDDAAVSADGNAVYEVAYQVIWCCLVEDSALFLRYILERLTREKQEQMFKILRHVIRFIPKLPQQAAFALYNYIIGYVMFYVRSPHEDGQMLIGAALSLLWMVVHSVHGIMFKDLKQILRKEQCDASILLTANVPSAKKIIVHGPQDPDAAGIPSQFPVQEDTQFCQILREALDFFGIEDNRQKEFFLVDYKTHQIRNPASYVRDYYFFKRSQYPQLELVHMKPEDAFNALQKQELLHKFVEIGKVLLTWAILKNVDMVVQRVVFLHEELMKLPSFPRKALESDLDLYKGGALGKELLGLDVLHKFMWVRLIARMFEAMAGNFAYSGDIHLFLNVLNGAVMLHSEDACILRYVMATYINAAFHFKNIFSTNGYLLIMPTLLKIYSNHQTNKLVTTTIEYAVKQFYLMNRKPFILQMFGSVSAMLDTDEEGTFGDAHKIQSSCLFNLLLSLETPSPDPLNIAELVKEDKPLKAIDFCYHDENEMVTILDCISLCVMVVSYSSESVRGYQMLIILEAILPCYVQHIQLPSYNKEGKTEKEIINHLAVSIKTLVNNCEALTKSYNGPYRSSPEHKGSSQRNYSRGPYSPGFDFEDESHSKFMSEHSRAKSMYEHDVEDSEVLRADYRRPRDVLLSLVGEFMCRATARLIELNKKNNQEGKLIELLDIRSHIRLADIAHSLLKVSPYDPESMGCRGLQHYMSYILPSTEWANDAMRPALVTILRRLDKVFQKISKKPSIRRNTDWDAAAGLLKGIYDTMVKYPYIMHWQHIKALINTCQFLIVTECYSTEGVSSATAALMSQAPPPHFCSMVVRLIALQIQNTNDNCTLEQVCGGSSTFSTQDKTESMIMNLIMPLCLRVGSGRKVSDVSAMKQNDISFAMTLVLHAMSPPNTKSMASSGPNLKVAAEIRTGSLTFTGTRDTKTSSKINTSLYQVSFLALKIMTICFEGELITVWTRIARTMRELGKRNEAASFLWDFLDFVVTHRTPLYILMQPFIFQKLAQPPISDFERNIHAKIRDKMRGIGLPFPKSRGALLMELAHQMKELKEELEDASDNTDPKKPEAAQPTVQMTTETNHGRHQRHSLIGLFTGDHGTKGSAEHPHTTLPTKVPESSTSTSHVSTPNQAASDGQDGTANGSSTPCNAVTDRSSQRSSVSDDHGVQMPKPESLMSHKAHKLRFVSSVEFRHSSGETSTTPLSPGSPADDSSGETHPAKSRLQRIKPQSRKTFRIRKSRKNSRVELSHSKESEEPPQFGSPQVPLTPPVTTQTQVTPPTELPPVTVNNNQQQQQQQQQQQQQQQPQQQISDQHRLRISMRGKPTESSWDEDSAISQTSSTSGYRESYPVMHLRDNLENSPKAFPPLASPDIHDLPSTSSATTTNLQCDNSSPDCSLNENGERTALLSHTERSSSQHSLLMVFEHQDETTLI; encoded by the exons GAAAGCAGTCGGAGGATCTACTGGGACGCGAAAGTCCTCCCAGTCAGGGTATAAGCGCTTCAAGTTCTGAacaacaacatttattttcaagtGGACCTTCTACTACCACCGTCACAGTTACCGCcacaattacaaaaattaccgATGATGAG AACAACTGGGTGTCATCCCCCAAGGATACAGTTTTCCCCGAAACGATTCCTGAAGAAAGCTCCAGCACGGAAGAGGAACATGTGGTCATCTTCCGCTTACCATCTCTTCATGAATCGGATGGATTTCTTCGCGATCCATCCATTTACACC GCCGAGACTAGTTTGTTTCAATTGGCCATGAGGAAAAGTAGTACTGGAAAGAATAATGTCAAAGCAGAGCAGATTCCCGCAGCGTCAGTTCCAGATTCGAAACCAAGCAAGCCTTCCATACAGAAAATCGG GTTCATAAAAACTTCTAGTTCTTCGACTGATAAGGATTCTGTGGATAGCAGTAAGCACCCATCAACGGAGGGACCTGCCCCAGATATGGACGGTTCACGAAAAACTTTAACTGGAGCCCCACCAGTTGACATCACTGCGGCTACATTCCTAGACGTTGCGGTTTTGAGGTGCTTGTTTATAACTCACTGGCAAGAAGAAGGTATCTACTGGGCTCTCCACTATTTGTACAACAG GTTGAGAGACATCAGTGAAGAAACAGCAGCACAGCTACAGCCCCGTCGAAGGAGTAACTCTTTGCCAATACCGAAAATTGAGGTGTCTCTCTACCAAAGCACGGAACTAAAGAAGCAAGAGAACAACAAGGACTTTATAGAGGTTCCGGAGGTGAAAGACGTTTCGCTTTTAGCTG AATCTCCATACACCAATAAAAAACCGTTAGATGAACCAGTTCATCTCAGACGGGCCAGTGAAAAAATCAAGAAGAGAATGAAAATTGCAGACCTCAAGGCGTTCGTCGAAACAAAATTGTTGTCCAAATCGGACAAAGCGTTAGAAAAAATCGGACAGGACGAACCGAAACCATTAGGGGAACATGCG GATTACCATCGCAGTTTGGACACCGGTGATGAACATTTGTCACGACCCAACTCTGCAATGTCAAAGATGTTCGAACCCACCGCTAGTAACTTGGTCAAAGGGAAAAGTATGCCGAGTTTAAG CTGTTTAATAGATGAATTAACCTCTGGGGG ATATATGGGAGAAATCCACTGGGACCGTCGAAGGCCCAGCCGTTTCGAGCGACCGACACAACCCATGGCTAATCCCATCATAACTGTAACAGAACATACCCCGACACCATCTCCTGATTATCTAAAAAGACAG GGCTCCATGGACAGTCAGTTGGACGCTGCGAGTTTATCCGGGAGTAAATTGGGGAACTGGAATGAAAGAAAAGCGAGTCTGACTCGTTCCCAAACCGATTCTAATATTACTTATGCCGGGGAAGATATTCCAGAAGCTCCAGGTTCTGCGTGTTACATCACCAAAGAAGGCGACATCGACTTTCAAGTTGTGCTTAAA GCTGTCCATGCGACTGCGCTTCGAGACAACACCGTTTGTACTCTTCGAGTGTTGGAAGTTATTCTGAATCTGGTGGAACTTTTGATTGATGTCGGAGTTTTGAAACAAGGCCCAAGGAACGAAACTACAACCACCAGCGCTTCTGTCTCTGGACAAACTACAAGTCCGGGCAAAACACAAAAAGTTCCGACTAGTACCACGTACGCGTCTTTAGGTGGAGAACTTGAGAAAACAGCAAAACCCATGACATCCCACAAATTAATTATGCATATTATAATAAG AGTTCTTAAGCACTTGGGATGTCCACATGGATGTGCCGACGGACAAAGAGGACCTGCGGCTGAATTTTTGAGAACCCAGTGCCAAAATATCTTGGCCAAGTTGAATCGAGTTAGCGCAAACCAGTTCAAAAATTTCTTGCGAGATTACGTAAAATTTCAACCTCTGTCGGACGTTTTGGATCTCTTCCACGCATACGTCGGTTACTGTATTGACCCAAGTTCTTTGCTTTCGCCGTTGA ACCAGAAGCGGGGCTCTAGCAGGTCACCTGACACGGTATCGCAAGGTGGTTATGCCACGAACTTTGACACAGGCGTAGGTGGCGGCGGAATACGAGGAGTTGAGGGCCAGATTATGTCTCATGTTTTCAAACCGTTGGTTACTAGATTTGTCGATTCGGCCAAAGAAATTAAGACACCAGACAATTtg GGGTTGTACTGCGAAGTGCGCCAGCTAATGACGTACGTGAAAGAGGGACACGGTAGCGTTTTCCGAAGAGTTGCTCTGAGTGCTCTTATAGATACTGCCGATAGACCTAGCAAGAAGGAGGTTAATGTTCAAACGACGAGAGTCATAAG ACATATGCACCATTCGGAAATAGATGACCAAGGGGATGTCCCTACGGACACATCGTACACTATTGACGAAAGAGGAGTCAGAAAACTGTTGTTCAAGAAGCGAAGTACTTCATCAACTTGCGCC AGTTTGCTCGAGACTGAAGCAGAAGAATTGTCCAAAATTAGTCAAAGTCCTTTGGGCAACCTACGAAAGCGACATATTTTAACCCCTCGTCAAAGTGAAAGGGCTTTAGGTATTGTAGAACCGCCAACCAAGATTAAATCTAAATCGAAACTAGGTGGCATCG taAATTGGTTTAAGAAAAGCGACCAAACATCCGTCGATGACAATGAAAACCAAGAGAACGGAGATTCGGGAACGGATACTTCCAGTTTTATTCGACAAACTTCCAAATATTACCCAAACAAATCTGGAAAAAG TAATGTCGGTCAAACTCTGCAAAAAGCCAAAAGAAGAGTTGAAGATCGTTTCAACAAGTTCGTTCTGAAGAAAGGGAAAAAGAAAGATGGGAGTACAGAGGAAACATCAGGTGGAT ATCTCAGTCGTCGCAATTCTGTCGAGTTGGGAGAATCATCCAGAGAATCCGAATTTGTCGTTTTCAAAGAACGAAAACTGGTCGCAACGGCTCCAGTTTACCAAGGAGCGTTAAGACTGTCATTTCTGCTGGAAACGTGTCCTCCTGGATCCGTTCCAGATGCTCACCTTCTCGCGTCAATACTAGATTTG CCCCATTCCACTGTCGTCGCACGAGCTACCCTACTTCTTGAATGCTCGTACTTCGTGCATTGCTGCAACAAAGGACAATGGCCTTCATGGATGAAACTTAATTTCCCCATGTTTCGCCCTTCCGGTCCCCTCCCACCTCGAGGACCCAACACTGGCATTAGAAGATCGCACATCATGCAAAGAGCCGCcggaaaaatgttttatcaaTGGGCGGAAGTTTTGGGACAGAGACTTGAGGAAATTATCAATGAAGATAAGCATCTGGAGCCTCACATAGCTGCAATGGTGTTGGACgaacagaaacaaaaagaattgTTGATGCAAGATGAGGAAGAAGATTTTTTGGATGAAG CGAGTATAAACACTTATGGATCGAGTTGTTCGATGGCTCTTCGCCTGATCGCTTGTATCTTGCTGCACGAAATCACATCGTTCCTTCGGGAGACTTACCAGACGCTACCAAAGTCTTCGCGGATGACGGGAAAGGAGCGTCCGCCCCCGTGGGAGCGTTTATACAGTCGAGAAGCTAACAGAAGATGGAGCATGGCTTTGTCTTCGATGGGACACTCGCAGACTTCTGCCCAAAGTCTCCAATCCATCGCGGGCGACAGAGACTCAG GACAAGCTGAGCGAAAAATCAGTTTTGTCTTGCACGAACCCGATAACGAATCAGAGGGAAGCAGCAACACCACCGTCACTATGCAg GCAATGATGCAGGGTGAAGAAACCAAACGAATTGGACAACCTCCACGTCCTTACTTGTTGCGTCGAGGCACGGCAGCTCCTTCTGGTGGATCCTTCAAACGACGAAGTTTGAAGTTGAGACGCGGTACTAAAGAAGGCAAGGAGATGGAAATTGAAT GGCGAATTCCCGAAACCGTGAAGAGAACTGATTCCATACAGTCTAAAAGAAAAGTTAGTTCTTTGTCTGACAGGAGCGACACGTCTGAACCTGGAATGGCAGGTGAGGCGAGTGGTGAAGAATCTCCAGGTGTACTGAGCGATGACCAACCTCCCGAGAGTCCAAGCGACAGCAACGATACAGATGATACGACTAAAAACATGCCTTGGATGAAA GTAATGGTCCAAGTCTCCAATTCTTTTTATTACTTCTGTACCCACCAAAATTTCTGCCATCCTTTTTGCTACAGAAGGATAATGAGAAGTTGCAGTCGTCTTGTAAAAGCAGTTCGAAAAGTCTACGGTGAGGAGTTTGGGGTCTTAGATGACAAACTGAATATGGATTTTGGTGGCAAAAAGAAGGGTAACAAGAAGGACAAAAGTCAGAATCGGAAAGTATCAGACCAGACTAGTTCTCAAGTGTCTCCAATAAGACGAAAGGATAGTGTAGGCAAAAAGGAGAA AATCGAGAAGAATCTGGATGGGTCCCAGTTAAGCAAGTTGGCGTCCAAAGAGTCGTCTAGAGACATTGCCGATTCCGATACGGGACACGATCCTTCGAAGAGTACCAACGACAGTAAACCGCTAGAACCACcaccaattttaaaatacatcaAAACACAGGTGAAGGACGCTTTTCACAGTCCTTTGGCAGTACTGTTGAAAGGTGCCGTAATTTTGTCTGAAGAACATTTCATCGAAATAATTCCCGTTGCTTGGGAACTCCTTCTGGAAACTAATCAAGAAGTGACAGCGTCTGCTgcttcaatatttattttggcgGCGGTGAAAGCACCACAACCAGTGTCCGACATTATGCAACACGGTCTTTCTCATCCAGAAGCAGCAGTTCGCATCAATGCCATCCTGAG ATTTCAGGTATTGTGGAAGATGCGATACCAAGTGTGGCCCCGAATGGAAGAAAGCGCTCACATCTTGTTCAAAGTGCCACCTCCTGGCATCGAGTTTACTTTACCGTCACCGAAAATTGGAATTGAATCTCTGGACGTGGTCGATTCCCCTTGGGAACTCCTAGTGAAGACGAAAGTTGAAGAAGTGACCATCAATCAAGAACGACat AGATCTTTGGTGACTGCCACGAAGACTCGTAAGAAGCAACAAACGGAACTGATCAAAATGGCTCTTCAAGCTCAGGATGACAAGAAAAGggaggagagagagaattttttgataactACAATTCCCATTACTATTCAAGCGGCGCACGAGCCAAGTCTTTATCACACCAGCGAAGAACACGATGAAG CCGACGACGAGCAAGTTGAAGGTCAGACCAGAAACACGGGACACCATCTTCACTCAGCTCACTCTCTTTTTCCATCTTGTTTGTGTTCGGCAGTCGTTCAGATTATTACTCTGTTAGACGACGCTGCTGTCTCGGCAGATGGAAATGCCGTCTACGAAGTTGCTTATCAA GTGATATGGTGTTGCTTGGTGGAGGACAGCGCTTTATTTTTGAGATACATCCTTGAGCGCTTAACACGAGAGAAACAAGagcaaatgttcaaaatcttAAGACACGTAATCAGATTTATTCCGAAACTACCCCAACAAGCAGCTTTTGCTTTGTACAACTACATCATCGGATACGTCATGTTCTACGTAAGAAGTCCACACGAAGACGGTCAAATGTTAATCGGAGCCGCTTTGTCTCTGCTCTGGATGGTCGTTCACAGCGTTCACGGCATCATGTTTAAGGATTTGAAACAAATCTTGCGGAAGGAACAATGCGACGCGTCAATTTTACTCACCGCGAATGTTCCTTCAGCCAAGAAGATCATAGTTCACGGTCCTCAAG ATCCCGATGCCGCTGGTATACCTTCACAGTTCCCGGTGCAAGAGGACACTCAGTTTTGCCAAATCCTCAGAGAAGCTTTGGACTTCTTCGGGATTGAAGACAACCGTCAAAAGGAATTTTTCTTGGTCGATTACAAAACAC ATCAAATCCGTAATCCTGCTTCTTACGTACGTGACTACTATTTCTTTAAAAGGTCACAGTATCCTCAACTCGAATTGGTCCATATGAAACCTGAAGACGCGTTTAACGCTCTACAAAAGCAGGAACTTCTTCACAAGTTTGTGGAAATCGGCAAGGTTCTGCTGACTTGGGCGATTTTGAAAAACGTGGACATG GTGGTGCAAAGAGTTGTTTTTCTTCACGAAGAACTCATGAAACTGCCTTCTTTTCCGCGGAAAGCTCTCGAGTCAGACTTAGATCTGTACAAAGGTGGTGCATTAGGAAAAGAACTTCTTGGTTTGGACGTTCTGCACAAATTTATGTGGGTACGCCTGATCGCAAGAATGTTTGAAGCGATGGCCGGAAATTTTGCCTACTCTGGTGACATTCACTTGTTCTTGAATGTATTGAACGGTGCTGTAATGTTGCATTCCGAAGACGCGTGCATTTTGAGATACGTGATGGCAACCTACATCAACGCCGCTTtccatttcaaaaacattttttccaccaACGG CTACTTACTTATCATGCCCACTCTACTTAAAATTTACTCAAATCATCAAACCAACAAGTTGGTCACCACGACGATTGAATACGCggttaaacaattttatttaatgaacAGAAAACCTTTTATTCTACAAATGTTTGGTTCAGTGTCGGCCATGCTTGACACAGACGAAGAAGGCACTTTTGGTGATGCTCAcaaa ATTCAATCTAGCTGCCTCTTTAATCTCCTGTTGAGTTTAGAAACTCCATCTCCTGATCCTTTAAACATTGCTGAATTAGTTAAAGAAGATAAACCACTCAAAGCTATCGATTTCTGTTATCATGATGAAAACGAAATGGTCACGATTTTGGACTGCATATCACTCTGTGTTATGGTAGTTTCGTACTCATCTGAAAGTGTCAGAGGTTACCAGATGCTG ATCATTTTGGAAGCTATTTTACCTTGTTACGTTCAACATATTCAGTTACCTTCGTATAATAAAGAAGGCAAAACCGAGAAAGAAATCATCAATCACCTTGCAGTATCTATCAAAACATTGGTAAACAATTGTGAGGCTCTGACCAA GAGTTACAATGGACCTTATCGGTCGAGCCCCGAGCACAAAGGTTCCAGTCAAAGAAACTACAGCAGAGGTCCTTACTCTCCTGGATTTGATTTTGAAGACGAGTCTCACTCAAAGTTTATGAGCGAGCACTCTAGGGCCAAAAGCATGTACGAACACGACGTGGAAGATTCGGAAGTTCTCAGAGCTGATTACAGAAGACCCCGAGATGTACTTTTGTCTTTAGTAGGCGAATTTATGTGCAGAGCTACTGCAAGGCTCATAGAAttgaacaagaaaaataacCAAGAGGGTAAATTGATCGAGTTGTTGGATATCCGATCGCATATT cGCTTGGCCGACATCGCTCACAGTTTACTAAAAGTGTCGCCTTACGACCCCGAGTCTATGGGATGCAGAGGTCTTCAACATTACATGAGTTATATTTTACCGTCGACTGAATGGGCAAATGATGCGATGAGACCTGCTCTGGTGACAATATTGCGAAGACTCGATaaagttttccaaaaaatatccaaaaaaCCATCGATTCGG AGAAATACAGATTGGGACGCAGCTGCTGGTCTTCTTAAGGGAATATACGACACCATGGTAAAGTACCCCTACATAATGCATTGGCAACATATAAAAGCACTAATCAACACGTGTCAG tttttaatTGTCACCGAATGTTATTCGACAGAAGGAGTCTCCTCAGCGACGGCCGCTTTGATGAGCCAAGCTCCGCCCCCACATTTCTGTTCAATGGTGGTGCGTTTGATAGCGCTTCAGATTCAAAATACCAAC GACAACTGCACATTGGAGCAAGTATGTGGAGGCAGTTCCACGTTTTCTACGCAAGACAAGACAGAGAGTATGATAATGAATCTCATTATGCCTTTGTGTTTGAGAGTTGGTAGCGGTCGAAAAG TTTCAGATGTTTCGGCTATGAAACAAAATGATATTAGTTTTGCTATGACCTTAGTTCTGCACGCCATGAGTCCTCCTAACACGAAGTCGATGGCGTCGTCAGGACCAAATTTAAAAGTGGCGGCGGAAATTCGAACCGGCAGTTTAACTTTCACTGGCACCAGAGACACGAAGACTTCGTCGAAAATTAATACTTCGTTGTATCAAGTGTCATTTCTAG CTTTGAAAATCATGACGATATGTTTTGAAGGCGAGTTGATAACGGTGTGGACTCGAATCGCGCGAACCATGAGAGAACTGGGAAAAAGAAACGAAGCAGCCAGCTTCTTGTGGGACtttttagattttgttgttacgCATCGTACCCCACTATACATTTTGATGCAACCCTTTATCTTTCAGAAG TTGGCACAACCGCCGATATCAGATTTCGAACGCAACATACACGCAAAAATCCGAGATAAAATGAGGGGGATAGGGTTACCCTTTCCCAAGAGTCGAGGAGCTCTGCTCATGGAGCTTGCCCATCAAATGAAGGAACTGAAAGAAGAACTCGAAGATG CTTCGGATAACACCGATCCAAAGAAACCGGAAGCAGCGCAACCTACTGTACAGATGACCACTGAAACCAATCACGGACGTCATCAGCGCCATTCGCTGATTGGTTTATTCACAGGTGACCACGGAACTAAAGGATCGGCTGAGCATCCGCATACGACGCTTCCAACAAAAG TTCCAGAATCTTCCACTAGCACCAGTCACGTGTCAACACCGAATCAGGCCGCAAGCGATGGACAAGACGGCACCGCCAATGGTAGTTCCACCCCTTGCAATGCAGTTACTG ATCGGTCATCCCAAAGGTCATCTGTGAGTGACGACCATGGCGTACAGATGCCTAAACCCGAATCCTTAATGTCTCACAAGGCCCATAAACTTCGCTTTGTTTCTTCTGTAGAGTTTAGACACTCCTCAG GAGAAACTTCAACTACACCCTTGAGTCCCGGAAGCCCAGCGGATGACAGTTCCGGCGAAACCCACCCTGCTAAATCTCGTTTGCAACGAATAAAACCGCAAAGCAGGAAAACTTTCCGTATTCGGAAAAGCCGGAAGAACAGCCGAGTGGAA CTGTCGCATAGCAAAGAGTCTGAAGAACCTCCACAATTTGGGTCTCCACAAGTACCTTTAACCCCACCAGTGACCACTCAAACTCAAGTAACTCCACCTACAGAGTTGCCCCCAGTAACAGTGAACAACAAtcagcaacaacaacaacagcagcagcaacaacaacaacaacaacaaccgcAACAGCAAATCTCCGATCAACACCGATTAAGAATTTCAATGCGAGGTAAACCCACCGAGAGTTCGTGGGATGAAGACAGCGCCATCTCTCAAACGTCTAGCACTTCTGGGTACAGAGAGTCGTATCCGGTTATGCATTTAAGagataatctggaaaatagcCCCAAGGCCTTTCCACCTTTGGCTTCACCCGACATTCACGACTTACCATCTACGAGCAGTGCTACCACTACAAATCTGCAATGCGACAACAGCTCTCCAGATTGTTCTTTGAACGAAAATGGAGAAAGGACCGCCCTTTTGAGTCACACTGAGAGGTCCTCCTCCCAACATTCTCTGCTCATGGTGTTTGAACATCAAGACGAAACCACACTCATATAA